DNA from Prevotella melaninogenica:
AAATCAACGAATTATCTCATCAACAATGATGTAGAAAGCTCTTCTGGAAAGAATCAGAAAGCAAAGGAACTCTCTATTCCGATTATCTCAGAAGATGAATTCATAGCTCGCTTTACACAAGTTACAGCACCAGAAACACCTTCACAACCAACAGAAGGAAGTCTATTCTAAGATATAGATTCTATAAACAAATAAAGAGGGTGTATCAAAATGCAAATGACCATTTCTATACTCGGTTTTGAGTAAAGAAATGGTCTTTTCTTTAACTTTAGAAGAATCTTACATATAGATTGAAAATGTCAAGTTAATGATTTGTGTTTTGACACATCCCCTATGTAAAGATTAGAAAGTCACAATCGTTCGTCCGCTTATGGCTCTGCAATCTCTGGTCCTGATTGAGAGTGATTCTTAGCTGGCTTCTTAGTTTCTTTGTCAGGTGCAGCAACACGCTCGTAGCTCACTCCAGTAAGTGTAAAATACTTCTTTGAGGGAGTGAGATGTACCACAGGTTTCGTGATATGAACCTTTGGGTTGAACTCTGCTTTTCCCTTCTCAACCAATTTACTCTGGAAAGAAGGTGTAAGTGTCCCGATGTCTCCGAAGTCTACAATGTCTCCGTTCTCAACGTGTTTTTTTGCTATCTCGGCTGCAAGTCTGAGAACAGCCTCAACTTCTGCACCTGTGAACGTTGTGGCGTATGCTACTTCATCACAGAAACTACGATGATCAACTCTCTTTCGTCCTGTAGGATGTGCCTGCACAACGATTTTCCCTTTCAAATTTCCAACTGTTCCTTTACGCTCCTTTAGCGTATAGGCAATAGGTCTGTTCGCCATAGTAATTAGTGTTGCCCCCGATTGTTAAGCCTTTGGAGGCTGGGGCTTTATCCTCCTCAACTTGTTCGTAGATTTATATCACAAAGGTAAGAAATTTCTTGACTATCTCCAAGAAAGGCACATACTTTTTTTGACACTTATCAACCCTTTTTCGCAAAAGGGTTCACCTAAATGAGTAAAACCATCTACCTATTATCAAAAAACCGTCTACCTTTTATCAGAAAACCGTCTACCTTTTATCAGAAAACCGTCTACCTTTTTCACCGAAAAGGTAGACCCTTTTTGAAGAAACTGGCAAACCTTTCTGTAAAGATACAATACAATTAACAGGTGTATGGGAGTCGTCTACTTTTATCAAACCTTCTTTCTCTATGCCAATCATAAATATAGTAAATAGCCTATGTTCTTAAAAAAATAGGTGATGTAAGAGGATATATCATAAAAATCTCATAACTTTGTACTGAATGATACTTAATCTAAGTATCATACCAAATTTAGATAAAATAAATTTTGCTTGATAATGCATATAAAAGGTAAATAACATACTGTATATGAAAAAATTAGACATAGAATCTCTTATTATTTCCGCTAAAGAATTTTGTAAAATTGAAAGCGAAATAGAACGTAAAGAATTATTTGGAGTAACCGATGGAAAAGCTATCGGTACTTTTGTAGAACATGCTTTCCAGAAATATCTTCTTGAGAGGTTTGATATGACGATAGGCTCGTCTGCAACAGGTCTTGACTTACCCTCCGTAGACTGTGATATAAAAGTAACATCAATTAAACAACCACAATCGAGTTGTCCTTATAGAGATAGTAAACAAAAGATTTATGGTTTGGGGTATAACCTTATAGTCTTCGTTTATAAAAAGCATGATAATCATCAAGCGAAAACAGGTAGTTTAGATTTCGTTTCGTGCTTTTTTATTGATAAATCAAGAACTGCTGATTTCCAGACAACCAGAGGTATTAATGATATTATTGATAGAGAAGGTAATCAAGATGATTTATTCGCTTTTTTAATAGAGAGGCATATTCCTGCAGATGAAGTAACATTGATGAGCATTGCTTCTGAACTTTTAGAAAATCCTCCACAGATAGGCTATCTGACAATTTCAAACGCTCTTCAATGGCGACTCCAGTATAGGAGAATCGTAGACTTAACAAAGCCAGTTGAGGGTATAAAATCTATTGTAAAATATGAATCTGAATGAGTATCTTAACACGCTGAAGGGGAAAAGTCTTGTTGAAGCTAATAAAGTTACTGAAGAATTATGTGGGATTATTGACTTCTTTGAATCAGAAGAGTATATTGTTGCAGAAAGCCTTATTCAAGAAAATAAAGTTGAGTATGGAGATTGGCAAACAAATTTTGAATTAGCATGTAGAGTATGCCTTCTCATCAAGGAGCAAGGCATTACTCCTGATATTATTATTGAACCAACATGTGGTACTGGCACTTTCATCCTTGCTTCTATTATAGTATTTGGAGATTCTGCCAAAAAAATTTATGGAATAGAAATATATAAGCCTTATTTGATTCATTCAAAATTTAGGCTTTTGGAATATGCTCTTAAAAACCCAGGTGTAATTACAAGCAAGATTCATCTTTTTCATCAAAGTATTTTTGGTTTTAATTTCGATGACTTACATATATCTCAGAAAAAAAATATCCTTATTATCGGTAATCCCCCATGGGTTACTAATAGCAAGTTGAGTGAGATTAATAGCAAGAATCTCCCTCAGAAATCTAATTTTAAGAAAATTAATGGAATCGAAGCTATTACAGGAAAAGCAAATTTTGATATTGCAGAATATATCTCGTATCAACTGTTAGATTATTTTCATAATCAAAATTCCTGTTTAGCTCTCTTGATAAAAAAATCAGTTGCAAAAAATATTGTATATGAGCAAAAGAAGGAGCGTTACAAAATTAAAAATATGACCTTATATAGCTTTAATGCGAAGAAAGAGTTTGATGTATCTGTCGCTGCATGTTTATTCATAGCAAAATTGGGCCAAGGCCGATCAAAGCAATGTAAGTGTATGGATTTATATAGTCTTGGACAGCCATGTTATTTTGGTTGGACGAAAGATTGTTTTGTTGCAGATATTTCTGATTATCAACATTATGCAAGCATAGATGGTAAATGTCAACTTACGTGGTGGTCGGGTATGAAGCATGATTGCTCAAAAGTAATGGAACTCTCTAAAAAAGAGGGCAAATTCTATAATAAGATGGGAGAAGTAGTAGATATTGAGCCCGACTTAATTTATCCAATACTAAAAAGTTCCGATTTAAAGGGAAATGAAATTAATTGTTTTAGGAGGTATATTATAGTTACGCAGAGGTGCACATCAGATAATACAGACATTATAAAAGACAACCAACCAAAGACTTATGAATATTTAGAAACTCATTCTGAATGGTTCAAAAAGCGTGGTAGCATCATATATAAAAATAGACCGAAATATTGTATTTTTGGAATAGGTCCGTACTCTTTCAAGAAATATAAGATTGCTATTGCTGGTTTGTATAATACAACTTTGTTTTCATTTGTTCAACCACTTGAAGGAAAGAATGTAATGCTTGATGATACGTGTTATCTTATGGGGTTTGACAATAGAGATGTTGCGAAATGTTTCTTAAAAATCTTGAATAGTGATATCGTTCAAAGATTCATGAAATCACTTGTTTTTCATGATGCCAAAAGAAGTATAAACAAAGACTTGTTGATGAGAATTGATTTAGAGAAAGCAGCCAAACTACTTTTTAACAAAAGCATTTTATCAAAGAAAGAATATGAATTATCTTCTAATTATCTGGCTACTTTTAGAAGAAGAAGTTCTAATAGGCAACTCGAACTATTTTGATATTGTTAATACTTGGGAATTTGCCTTTCACTTCGTCTACCGATTTTCAATTCTACCTTTTGATTGGTGCGCCTATATAAGTAGCCTCTTAGGCTTGTTCTGTCGGGTGCGTAATATTCTGTCCATTGTCCGTACAGATTGACAAGGTATTTCTTCAGCACGTTAAAGAAGTCAAAGTGATAGCTTTGTTGGAAAACGGCAGTGCAGAATTAGGTGTTAGAGTTCACAGCTTCACATAGTCCTTTTTTCGAGCAAAGCTTTCAACTACTTGTCTTCAGAGTTCATAAAAATAAAACAGGGGGTGTGTCAAAACACAAATAATTAACTTGATAACCTTCAATCTATAAGTAGGATTATTCTAAAGGAAAAGAAAAGACCATTCTTTTACTCAAAACCGAGTATAGAAATGGTCTTTTTATAGGATTATTTCTCACTGTAAGATTATCAAAATGATATTTGCATTTTGCCACATCTTCTGTTATATATAAATAAAGCTTTTAGAATGTCCACTTAGCTGCCACTGTAGGGATAGCGTAGAAACGATTATTCTGACCTTTGTCATTCCAAACGAAGTTATTGCTAATCTCAACCTCAGTACCCAGAGAGAGGTTTACATCTTTCATTCCCTTTAGCGTATTGAGATTAAACCAGAACTGAGGCTCAGAGAGAAGAATCATTTTACCATTAACATTTGGATCATACCAAAGATCACAGAACCCAGAGAATGTACAAAGACCCTTAGCAAAGGTTGTACCCCACACCTCTGTCAGCTGAAAACCATTGAAAGGATGTGCACCAGTGTGAGCATTCTTAAACTGATACTTATACATCAACTGAAGGCTAAACGTTTTTGAAAAGTCTTTTGAAGCCCAGTTCCATGCTCCACCAAGAAGAACAGCATGCTGATAACGGTTACCATAATAGCTATCCATTGTTTTACCAGAACCTAAACCACCGTCATACTCAACGTGTGCAGCCCACTGCTTATTCTTCGTAAGATTAAACTCACGCGAAATCTCCCAATAAGCACCCATCACACCATCGCTCTTGTAGTCAATATCAGTAAACATAAAAGTAGAACCCCAAGTGTCAGGCTTAAACATCTCGACGGTTGTTGTTACCGTCGTACGTGAACTAAGGTTCTTGTAAAGACTATGACCTAAGTCATAATGTAACTGAACGTTTTGTGCGTTTGCACAACAAAAAGCTGCTATCATACAGATAGCGAGGGAAAAGAATCTTTTCATAACTGTTCTTAGTTTATATATTAGAAACTGCAGCAAAGTTACAAAAAAATCCTAAACTATCAACGTAATAGCAAAAGATTAGTTAACTTTGTACCTATATGAGAATAGATATCATCACCGTATTACCAGAGATGCTGGAAGGATTCGTACACGAGAGCATCCTTGCCAGAGCAGAAAAGAAAGGATTGGCAGAGATCCGTCTGCACAATCTTCGTGACTACACTAAGGATAAATGGCGCCGTGTTGACGACTATC
Protein-coding regions in this window:
- a CDS encoding DUF5020 family protein is translated as MKRFFSLAICMIAAFCCANAQNVQLHYDLGHSLYKNLSSRTTVTTTVEMFKPDTWGSTFMFTDIDYKSDGVMGAYWEISREFNLTKNKQWAAHVEYDGGLGSGKTMDSYYGNRYQHAVLLGGAWNWASKDFSKTFSLQLMYKYQFKNAHTGAHPFNGFQLTEVWGTTFAKGLCTFSGFCDLWYDPNVNGKMILLSEPQFWFNLNTLKGMKDVNLSLGTEVEISNNFVWNDKGQNNRFYAIPTVAAKWTF